The following are from one region of the Nocardia terpenica genome:
- the pcrA gene encoding DNA helicase PcrA, translating into MDTTVAEKARSGQAQNETDRVERLLEGLNPQQRAAVVHTGTPLLIVAGAGSGKTAVLTRRIAYLLGARGVTPGQILAITFTNKAAAEMRERVIGLVGPRATNMWVSTFHSSCVRILRTQAALLPGRNSNFSIYDADDSRRLLAMIGRDLELDAKKYSPRLLSTAISNLKNELIDPETASADAESDESELPRIVARVYTEYQRRLRAANALDFDDLIGETVALLQDHPQVAEYYRRRFRHVLVDEYQDTNHAQYVLVRELVGHHAPGAEELDDADAGAAAVDPEFSPVRGADAVPPSELCVVGDADQSIYAFRGATIRNIEEFERDFPDAEIILLEQNYRSTQHILSAANALISRNEGRRDKKLWTDAGDGDLIVGYVADNEHDEASFVAREIDKLVDQGDYNYGDVAVFYRTNNNSRALEEIFIRMGLPYKVVGGVRFYERKEVRDIVAYLRVLENPDDAVSLRRILNTPRRGIGDRAEACVAVHAEQRGIGFAAALRGAADGKVALLNTRAQRAIAGFLDLLEEIRSAGIQDDVEFPDVGTVVEAVLDKTGYRIELESSDDPQDGARLDNLNELVSVAREFSSEARNSVEAARAEGLVPEAAEGEPDPGSLAAFLERVSLVADTDQIPDEGTGVVTLMTLHTAKGLEFPVVFVTGWEDGQFPHMRALGDPTELAEERRLAYVGLTRARRRLYLTRAVVRSGWGQPVSNPESRFLQEIPGHLVDWQRLEPATSPTTRGFRRRTDDDALDRDWTRGDGWSNQRPGLHDRRPAPSAAKRNNTDLVLAVGDRVSDDKYGLGRVIAAEGFGSLATVTIDFGTAGKIRLIPQYSRTLMKL; encoded by the coding sequence ATGGATACGACGGTGGCCGAGAAGGCGCGCAGCGGGCAGGCGCAGAACGAGACGGATCGAGTCGAACGCCTGCTGGAGGGGTTGAACCCGCAACAGCGGGCGGCGGTCGTGCACACCGGTACCCCGCTGCTGATCGTCGCGGGCGCGGGTTCGGGCAAGACCGCCGTGCTGACCCGGCGCATCGCCTACCTGCTCGGGGCCCGCGGGGTGACGCCCGGCCAGATCCTGGCCATCACCTTCACCAACAAGGCCGCCGCCGAGATGCGCGAGCGCGTCATCGGTCTGGTCGGCCCGCGCGCCACCAACATGTGGGTGTCCACCTTCCACTCCAGCTGCGTGCGAATCCTGCGCACCCAGGCCGCGCTGCTGCCGGGCCGCAACTCCAACTTCTCCATCTACGACGCCGACGATTCGCGCCGCCTGCTCGCGATGATCGGCCGCGACCTGGAGCTGGACGCCAAGAAGTATTCGCCGCGGCTGCTGTCCACCGCCATCTCCAACCTCAAGAACGAGCTCATCGATCCCGAAACCGCCTCGGCCGACGCGGAATCCGACGAGAGCGAGCTGCCCCGCATCGTCGCCCGGGTCTACACCGAATACCAGCGGCGGCTGCGCGCGGCGAACGCGCTGGACTTCGACGACCTGATCGGCGAGACCGTGGCGCTGCTGCAGGACCACCCGCAGGTCGCCGAGTACTACCGCCGCCGGTTCCGGCACGTGCTGGTCGACGAGTACCAGGACACCAATCACGCGCAGTACGTGCTGGTGCGCGAGTTGGTCGGCCATCATGCGCCGGGCGCGGAGGAGCTGGACGACGCGGATGCCGGTGCGGCGGCGGTCGATCCGGAGTTCAGCCCGGTGCGCGGCGCGGACGCGGTCCCGCCGAGCGAGCTGTGCGTGGTGGGCGACGCCGACCAGTCCATCTACGCCTTCCGCGGCGCCACCATCCGCAATATCGAGGAGTTCGAGCGCGACTTCCCGGACGCGGAAATCATTCTGCTGGAACAGAACTACCGCTCCACCCAGCACATTCTGTCCGCGGCGAACGCGCTGATCTCGCGCAACGAGGGCCGCCGGGACAAGAAGCTGTGGACCGACGCGGGCGACGGCGATCTGATCGTCGGTTACGTCGCCGACAACGAGCACGACGAGGCGTCGTTCGTGGCCCGCGAGATCGACAAGCTGGTCGACCAGGGCGACTACAACTACGGCGATGTCGCGGTGTTCTACCGCACCAACAACAACTCCCGGGCGCTGGAGGAGATCTTCATCCGGATGGGGTTGCCGTACAAGGTGGTCGGCGGCGTCCGCTTCTACGAGCGCAAGGAGGTGCGCGACATCGTCGCCTACCTGCGCGTGCTGGAGAACCCGGACGACGCGGTGAGCCTGCGCCGCATCCTCAACACCCCGCGCCGCGGCATCGGCGACCGCGCCGAGGCGTGCGTGGCGGTGCACGCCGAACAGCGCGGCATCGGTTTCGCGGCCGCCCTGCGCGGCGCCGCGGACGGCAAGGTGGCGCTGCTGAACACGCGCGCGCAGCGGGCCATCGCGGGCTTCCTGGATCTGCTGGAGGAGATCCGGTCCGCGGGAATCCAGGACGATGTCGAGTTCCCCGATGTGGGCACCGTGGTCGAGGCGGTGCTGGACAAGACCGGCTACCGCATCGAACTGGAGTCCTCCGACGACCCGCAGGACGGCGCCCGGCTGGACAACCTCAACGAATTGGTCAGCGTCGCGCGGGAATTCAGCTCCGAGGCGCGCAACAGCGTGGAGGCCGCCCGGGCCGAGGGCCTGGTGCCGGAGGCCGCCGAGGGCGAGCCGGACCCGGGTTCGCTGGCCGCCTTCCTGGAGCGGGTCTCGCTGGTCGCCGACACCGACCAGATCCCCGACGAGGGCACGGGCGTGGTCACGCTGATGACCCTGCACACCGCCAAGGGCCTGGAGTTCCCGGTGGTGTTCGTGACCGGTTGGGAGGACGGCCAGTTCCCGCACATGCGGGCCCTCGGCGACCCGACCGAACTCGCGGAGGAGCGCCGCCTGGCCTACGTCGGCCTCACCCGCGCCCGCCGCCGCCTGTACCTCACCCGCGCGGTGGTCCGCTCCGGCTGGGGCCAGCCGGTCTCGAACCCGGAATCCCGCTTCCTCCAGGAGATCCCGGGCCACCTCGTCGACTGGCAGCGCCTCGAGCCCGCCACATCCCCCACCACCCGAGGCTTCCGCCGCCGCACCGACGACGACGCCCTGGATCGCGACTGGACCCGCGGCGACGGCTGGTCCAACCAGCGCCCCGGCCTCCACGACCGCCGCCCCGCCCCCTCCGCCGCCAAACGCAACAACACCGACCTGGTCCTGGCCGTAGGCGACCGGGTCAGCGACGACAAATACGGGCTGGGTCGAGTGATCGCCGCCGAGGGATTCGGATCGTTGGCAACGGTGACGATCGACTTCGGTACGGCGGGGAAGATCCGCCTGATTCCTCAGTACAGCCGCACATTGATGAAGCTGTAG
- a CDS encoding M23 family metallopeptidase gives MTNGPFQSGHRAQSARRYRRDGESFDSPAYFGEADAFGGYRAAPADDSGWNAWDSGEPGDHEDYDYPAADDDQQRFAPAGSGTGWPTTGSGERPRAARNARARRSGAHRMPAPPAALKGRAAVVAVAAGAVVAAGQAGMQSSGQHRPATADYEAAGQVHEIAAQAVSTPETSGSQSPQVLNVAPVADVSQFQDILQHGQQYAADLAAKEAAKLRPLFVKFANGTFTSGFGSRWGVQHLGVDVAAPIGTPIYAVEDGTVLDAGPASGFGMWVRLKHDDGTITVYGHVDTATVSVGQRVMAGDQIATVGNRGFSTGPHCHFEVWLNGQNKVDPLPWLASRGISLGPERD, from the coding sequence ATGACCAACGGCCCCTTCCAGTCCGGTCATCGGGCGCAGTCCGCGCGGCGTTATCGCCGAGACGGCGAATCCTTCGACAGCCCCGCGTATTTCGGCGAGGCCGACGCGTTCGGCGGCTACCGGGCCGCGCCCGCCGACGACTCCGGCTGGAACGCCTGGGACAGCGGCGAACCCGGCGACCACGAGGACTACGACTACCCCGCCGCCGACGACGACCAACAGCGATTCGCCCCCGCCGGTTCCGGGACCGGTTGGCCGACAACCGGTTCCGGCGAGCGCCCGCGGGCCGCGCGCAACGCCCGCGCCCGCCGCTCCGGCGCGCACCGCATGCCCGCCCCGCCCGCCGCCCTCAAGGGCCGCGCGGCCGTGGTCGCGGTGGCCGCCGGCGCCGTGGTGGCCGCCGGGCAGGCCGGCATGCAGTCCAGCGGCCAGCACCGCCCCGCCACGGCCGATTACGAGGCCGCCGGGCAGGTGCACGAGATCGCGGCCCAGGCGGTCAGCACCCCCGAGACCTCCGGCTCGCAGTCGCCGCAGGTGCTCAATGTCGCCCCCGTCGCCGATGTCAGCCAGTTCCAGGACATCCTGCAGCACGGCCAGCAGTACGCCGCCGACCTCGCGGCCAAGGAGGCCGCCAAGCTCCGCCCGCTGTTCGTGAAGTTCGCCAACGGCACCTTCACCTCCGGCTTCGGAAGCCGCTGGGGCGTACAACATCTCGGCGTAGACGTGGCCGCCCCCATCGGCACCCCCATCTACGCCGTAGAAGACGGCACCGTCCTCGACGCGGGCCCCGCCTCCGGCTTCGGCATGTGGGTCCGCCTCAAACACGACGACGGCACCATCACCGTCTACGGCCACGTGGACACCGCCACCGTCTCGGTAGGCCAACGCGTCATGGCCGGCGACCAGATCGCCACCGTAGGCAACCGCGGCTTCTCCACCGGCCCCCACTGCCACTTCGAAGTCTGGCTCAACGGCCAAAACAAGGTAGACCCCCTCCCCTGGCTAGCCTCCCGAGGCATCTCCCTCGGCCCCGAACGCGACTGA
- the sucC gene encoding ADP-forming succinate--CoA ligase subunit beta: MDLFEYQAKELFVKHGVPSSEGRVTDSAEEARAIAAEIGKPVMVKSQVKVGGRGKAGGVKYAATPDDAFTHASNILGLDIKGHITKKILVAEAKDIAAEYYISFLLDRANRTYLAMCSVEGGMEIEEVAATKPDRLAKVPVDATKGVDLAFARSIAEQGHLPADILDAAAVTIQKLWEVFVAEDATLVEVNPLVRTPDNEILALDGKVTLDENAGFRHADHEAFQDRDATDPLELKAKENDLNYVKLDGQVGIIGNGAGLVMSTLDVVAYAGANHGGVKPANFLDIGGGASAEVMANGLDVILGDSQVKSVFVNVFGGITACDAVANGIVKALEILGDSATKPLVVRLDGNRVEEGRKILADANHPLVTLAQTMDEGADKAAELAAAK; the protein is encoded by the coding sequence ATGGATCTCTTCGAATATCAGGCGAAGGAGCTCTTCGTGAAGCACGGAGTGCCTTCGTCGGAAGGCCGGGTCACGGACTCGGCCGAGGAAGCCCGTGCGATCGCGGCCGAAATCGGCAAGCCTGTGATGGTCAAGTCCCAGGTCAAGGTCGGTGGCCGCGGTAAGGCCGGCGGCGTGAAGTACGCCGCGACTCCCGACGATGCGTTCACCCATGCCTCCAACATCCTCGGCCTGGACATCAAGGGTCACATCACCAAGAAGATCCTGGTCGCCGAGGCCAAGGACATCGCCGCCGAGTATTACATCTCCTTCCTGCTCGATCGCGCCAACCGCACCTACCTCGCCATGTGCTCGGTCGAGGGCGGTATGGAGATCGAAGAGGTCGCCGCCACCAAGCCCGACCGTCTGGCCAAGGTCCCCGTCGACGCGACCAAGGGCGTCGACCTGGCGTTCGCCCGCTCGATCGCCGAGCAGGGCCACCTGCCCGCCGACATCCTCGACGCCGCCGCGGTGACCATCCAGAAGCTGTGGGAGGTGTTCGTCGCCGAGGACGCCACCCTGGTCGAGGTCAACCCGCTGGTGCGCACCCCCGACAACGAGATCCTCGCCCTCGACGGCAAGGTCACCCTGGACGAGAACGCCGGGTTCCGCCACGCCGACCACGAGGCGTTCCAGGATCGGGATGCGACCGATCCGCTGGAGCTGAAGGCCAAGGAGAACGACCTCAACTACGTCAAGCTCGACGGTCAGGTCGGCATCATCGGCAACGGCGCGGGCCTGGTCATGTCGACCCTGGACGTGGTCGCCTACGCCGGTGCGAACCACGGCGGCGTGAAGCCCGCCAACTTCCTCGACATCGGCGGTGGCGCCTCGGCCGAGGTGATGGCCAACGGCCTGGACGTCATCCTGGGCGACTCGCAGGTCAAGAGCGTGTTCGTGAACGTGTTCGGCGGCATCACCGCGTGTGACGCCGTGGCGAACGGCATCGTGAAGGCCCTGGAGATCCTGGGCGATTCGGCGACCAAGCCGCTGGTGGTCCGTCTCGACGGCAACCGCGTCGAGGAGGGTCGCAAGATTCTGGCCGACGCCAACCACCCGCTGGTGACGCTGGCGCAGACAATGGACGAGGGCGCCGACAAGGCTGCCGAACTGGCCGCGGCCAAGTAA
- the sucD gene encoding succinate--CoA ligase subunit alpha — protein MSIFLNKDSKVIVQGITGGEGTKHTALMLKAGTQVVGGVNARKAGTTVSHTDADGNPVELPVFGSVAEAMAKTGADVSIAFVPAPFTKAAMIEAIDAEIPLLVVITEGVPVQDSAFAWAYNVDKGNQGAVSDGGSASSAPKTRIIGPNCPGIITPGESLVGITPANITGKGPIGLVSKSGTLTYQMMFELRDFGFSTAIGIGGDPVIGTTHIDAIEAFEKDPETKVIVMIGEIGGDAEERAAAYIKANVTKPVVGYVAGFTAPEGKTMGHAGAIVSGSSGTAQAKKDALEAAGVKVGKTPSETAALAREILEKAAVTA, from the coding sequence ATGTCTATCTTCCTGAACAAGGATTCCAAGGTCATCGTCCAGGGCATCACCGGCGGTGAGGGCACCAAGCACACCGCGCTGATGCTCAAGGCCGGGACCCAGGTCGTGGGCGGCGTGAACGCCCGCAAGGCCGGAACCACCGTGTCGCACACCGACGCCGACGGCAACCCGGTCGAGCTGCCGGTCTTCGGTTCCGTCGCCGAGGCGATGGCGAAGACGGGTGCGGATGTGTCGATCGCCTTCGTCCCGGCGCCGTTCACCAAGGCCGCCATGATCGAGGCCATCGACGCGGAGATCCCGCTGCTGGTCGTGATCACCGAGGGTGTTCCGGTGCAGGACTCGGCGTTCGCCTGGGCCTACAACGTGGACAAGGGAAATCAAGGGGCTGTGTCTGATGGGGGCTCCGCAAGCTCCGCCCCGAAGACCCGCATCATCGGCCCGAACTGCCCCGGCATCATCACCCCGGGTGAGTCGCTGGTGGGCATCACCCCGGCCAACATCACCGGCAAGGGTCCGATCGGCCTGGTGTCCAAGTCCGGCACGCTGACCTACCAGATGATGTTCGAGCTGCGCGACTTCGGCTTCTCCACCGCCATCGGCATCGGCGGCGACCCGGTCATCGGCACCACCCACATCGACGCCATCGAGGCGTTCGAGAAGGACCCGGAGACCAAGGTCATCGTCATGATCGGTGAGATCGGCGGCGACGCCGAGGAGCGGGCCGCGGCCTACATCAAGGCCAACGTGACCAAGCCGGTCGTCGGCTACGTCGCGGGCTTCACCGCCCCCGAGGGCAAGACCATGGGCCACGCGGGCGCGATCGTGTCCGGTTCGTCGGGCACCGCCCAGGCGAAGAAGGACGCGCTGGAGGCCGCGGGCGTGAAGGTCGGCAAGACGCCGTCCGAGACCGCCGCCCTGGCCCGCGAGATCCTGGAAAAGGCAGCGGTAACCGCCTGA
- a CDS encoding DUF5336 domain-containing protein, producing the protein MSYPTGGSGYSGPAPTPSSAPSFGQPSAGGAGAGSAAAPEASGKGLSFYLAIGTAALGVINFLLGFTSYATQKGYDAGMGVRIPETSASFFKTAGVSPLLVFLLLGGLLAGLSLLPKQNWTGVAAAASAAGFLGLLFQTFSLPDNISAAWGAWVVIFLGLVQTAAAVIALLFQVGILSEPAPKPAAAQGGFGAPGSYGQQPGYGQAQAGQQPAAYGQAAQPGQQASYGQFGQQAAYGQAQQGSYGQYGQQQYGQQYGQQPYGQQAQQPYGQQYGAQSAYGAQQRPQQAAADENAATQNFGAQSAQPQYGSLNLGNQGAAQGQPFGGEQPANPSGDATKAFRPEDDQK; encoded by the coding sequence ATGTCATACCCGACCGGGGGCTCCGGGTACAGCGGACCCGCGCCGACGCCCTCCTCAGCACCCAGCTTCGGCCAGCCGTCGGCCGGTGGTGCCGGCGCTGGCTCAGCAGCCGCCCCGGAAGCGAGCGGGAAGGGGCTGTCTTTCTATCTCGCGATCGGCACCGCCGCGCTCGGTGTCATCAATTTCCTCCTGGGCTTCACGTCGTACGCGACCCAGAAGGGGTACGACGCGGGCATGGGCGTGCGCATCCCCGAGACCAGCGCGAGCTTCTTCAAGACCGCCGGCGTGTCGCCGCTGCTGGTGTTCCTGCTGCTGGGCGGCCTGCTCGCGGGCCTATCCCTGCTGCCCAAGCAGAACTGGACCGGCGTGGCCGCGGCGGCGTCCGCCGCGGGCTTCCTGGGCCTGCTGTTCCAGACCTTCAGCCTGCCCGACAACATCAGCGCGGCGTGGGGCGCCTGGGTCGTGATCTTCCTGGGCCTGGTGCAGACCGCGGCCGCGGTGATCGCGCTGCTGTTCCAGGTCGGCATCCTGTCCGAGCCCGCCCCGAAACCCGCTGCGGCACAGGGCGGTTTCGGCGCCCCGGGTAGCTACGGCCAGCAGCCGGGCTACGGCCAGGCGCAGGCGGGGCAGCAGCCCGCCGCCTACGGTCAGGCGGCGCAGCCCGGCCAGCAGGCGTCCTACGGCCAGTTCGGCCAGCAGGCCGCCTACGGCCAGGCGCAGCAGGGGTCCTACGGCCAGTACGGGCAGCAGCAGTACGGCCAGCAGTACGGTCAGCAGCCCTACGGCCAGCAGGCCCAGCAGCCCTACGGTCAGCAGTACGGCGCGCAGTCGGCCTACGGCGCCCAGCAGCGTCCGCAGCAGGCCGCCGCCGACGAGAACGCCGCCACCCAGAACTTCGGCGCGCAGTCCGCGCAGCCGCAGTACGGCTCGCTCAACCTGGGCAATCAGGGTGCGGCACAGGGTCAGCCGTTCGGCGGCGAGCAGCCCGCCAACCCGTCCGGCGACGCCACCAAGGCGTTCCGTCCCGAGGACGACCAGAAGTAA
- a CDS encoding cell division protein PerM, with product MRSSLARWDDSRGTPRPPEDNVFGSLSPERAKVLLFVAARASSFTMVVIVVLVLGTLLAAGSGMTGASGAIAAGWLAVHQVPLVIGKTSLSLLPLAPTAVIAWLTARDCARAVEPQAPRVDLAWIAGAALAGPLLITAVCLAVAEDASAVVALQPPQTLVAFGWVGGLHLAAAVAGMATRLYAVPPWRDLVTDRLPAWVLPGARAALHALRRLLLAGVVATVVAFLLHWSRIGETYRAAGDLGGVLGLTVLSLSYLPNVAIAATSVLVGADVHIGGGSLSLFSVAGARVPALPILAAVPTGPAAGWWPVLLLVPAAVGALVGVECGRAVDSPRTPWATLTAAGVVAVALTVFGLLAGGAVGSFGDIGPGVLLTALLAFGWLAVAGFAGLLAARWFLPVPVADEYAADAFDDEAPYDEYVAEGDYGDDYYRADGYADEPGVDHDAHGYDYEYVDYTLDPDAADQVVDGELVEEPLALDATGAMAARTYLGDAEAEVVDAEVVEQDLPHGDQMDGR from the coding sequence GTGAGATCCTCGCTGGCTCGCTGGGACGACTCGCGCGGCACCCCGCGCCCGCCGGAGGACAACGTCTTCGGCTCGCTGAGCCCCGAGCGGGCCAAGGTGCTGCTGTTCGTCGCCGCCCGGGCGTCGAGCTTCACCATGGTCGTCATCGTGGTGCTGGTGCTCGGCACGCTGCTCGCCGCCGGCAGCGGCATGACCGGGGCCTCCGGGGCGATCGCCGCGGGTTGGCTTGCGGTGCACCAGGTTCCGCTGGTGATCGGCAAGACCTCGCTGAGCCTGCTGCCGTTGGCGCCGACCGCCGTCATCGCCTGGCTCACCGCCCGCGACTGCGCCCGGGCGGTCGAGCCGCAGGCGCCGCGGGTGGATCTGGCCTGGATCGCGGGCGCCGCGCTGGCCGGGCCGCTGCTGATCACGGCGGTGTGTCTGGCGGTGGCGGAGGATGCCTCGGCCGTGGTCGCGCTGCAGCCGCCGCAGACGCTGGTGGCCTTCGGCTGGGTGGGCGGCCTGCATCTGGCGGCGGCCGTGGCGGGAATGGCGACTCGGCTGTACGCCGTGCCGCCGTGGCGGGACCTGGTCACCGACCGGCTGCCCGCCTGGGTGCTGCCCGGGGCGCGGGCGGCGCTGCACGCGCTGCGGCGGCTGCTGCTCGCCGGGGTCGTCGCCACCGTGGTCGCGTTCCTGCTGCACTGGTCGCGGATCGGCGAAACCTACCGGGCCGCGGGCGATCTCGGTGGCGTGCTGGGCCTGACGGTGCTGTCGCTGAGCTATCTGCCGAATGTGGCGATCGCCGCGACGAGCGTGCTGGTCGGTGCGGACGTGCACATCGGTGGGGGCTCGCTGAGCCTGTTCTCCGTTGCGGGAGCGCGGGTTCCGGCCCTGCCGATCCTCGCTGCGGTCCCCACCGGCCCGGCGGCCGGGTGGTGGCCGGTGCTGCTGCTGGTCCCGGCGGCGGTCGGCGCGCTGGTGGGGGTGGAGTGCGGTCGCGCGGTCGATTCGCCGCGGACGCCCTGGGCGACGCTGACCGCGGCGGGGGTGGTCGCGGTGGCGCTGACCGTGTTCGGGCTGCTGGCCGGTGGCGCGGTCGGTTCGTTCGGTGATATCGGGCCGGGCGTGCTGCTCACCGCCCTGCTGGCCTTCGGCTGGCTCGCGGTGGCGGGCTTCGCGGGGCTGTTGGCCGCGCGGTGGTTCCTGCCCGTGCCGGTCGCCGACGAATACGCCGCCGACGCCTTCGACGACGAGGCCCCCTACGACGAGTACGTGGCCGAGGGCGACTACGGCGACGACTATTACCGCGCCGACGGGTACGCCGACGAGCCCGGTGTCGACCACGACGCGCATGGGTACGACTACGAGTACGTCGACTACACCCTCGATCCCGACGCCGCCGACCAGGTCGTGGACGGCGAGCTCGTGGAGGAGCCGCTGGCCCTCGACGCGACCGGCGCCATGGCCGCGCGTACCTACCTCGGCGACGCGGAGGCCGAGGTCGTCGACGCCGAGGTGGTGGAACAGGACCTGCCGCACGGTGATCAAATGGACGGTCGTTAG
- the purN gene encoding phosphoribosylglycinamide formyltransferase, translating into MPPTAPATVVVLASGTGSLLHSLIAATREPGYPAHIAAVGVDRACGATEHADAAGIPHFRVALSDHPGRAAWDAALTEAVAAYAPDLVVSAGFMKILGPAFLERFGGRIINTHPALLPAFPGAHGVRDALAYGVRVTGSTVHLVDAGVDTGPILAQEAVAVLPGDDEATLHERIKGVERRLLAEVVAAVATRGVVSDGRKAVIPDERVLR; encoded by the coding sequence GTGCCGCCCACGGCACCCGCGACCGTCGTCGTGCTCGCCTCGGGCACCGGATCGTTGCTGCACTCGCTCATCGCGGCCACCCGCGAGCCCGGCTATCCGGCCCACATCGCCGCGGTCGGCGTCGACCGGGCCTGTGGCGCAACCGAACACGCGGACGCGGCCGGTATCCCGCACTTCCGGGTGGCGCTGTCCGACCATCCCGGCCGCGCGGCCTGGGACGCCGCGCTGACCGAGGCGGTCGCCGCCTACGCGCCCGATCTGGTGGTGTCGGCGGGCTTCATGAAGATCCTCGGCCCGGCGTTCCTGGAGCGTTTCGGCGGCCGGATCATCAACACCCACCCCGCGCTGCTGCCCGCGTTCCCGGGCGCGCACGGGGTCCGGGACGCGCTCGCCTACGGGGTGCGCGTGACCGGTTCCACCGTGCACCTGGTGGACGCCGGGGTCGATACCGGGCCGATCCTCGCGCAGGAGGCGGTCGCGGTGCTGCCCGGCGACGACGAGGCCACCCTGCACGAGCGGATCAAGGGTGTGGAGCGCCGGTTGCTGGCGGAAGTCGTCGCGGCCGTCGCGACCAGAGGTGTTGTCTCCGATGGACGAAAGGCAGTTATTCCAGATGAGCGAGTTCTGCGGTGA
- the purH gene encoding bifunctional phosphoribosylaminoimidazolecarboxamide formyltransferase/IMP cyclohydrolase: MSERKPIGRALVSVYDKTGLVELATGLHAAGVELVSTGSTAARIAEAGIPVTKVEDLTGFPETLDGRVKTLHPRVHAGILADLRKQEHAEQLVELGVAAFELVVVNLYPFTQTVASGAGPDECVEQIDIGGPSMVRAAAKNHPSVAVVVNTGDYDAVLTAVRSGGFTLAERTALAAKAFQHTASYDVAVASWMTNVLAPAEGRAGADVGGRAGADVGAAGVREFPAWLGGAWTREAVLRYGENPHQAAALYRNADGVPGLAQAKQVHGKEMSYNNYTDADAAWRAAWDHTAAAVAIIKHANPCGIAVGADIAEAHRKAHACDPVSAFGGVIAANREVTVEMAEQVAEIFTEVIVAPGYADGAVEVLQRKKNVRILIAEQPRRGGAELRPISGGALLQQVDIVDAAGDDPANWTLVSGEAADADTLADLEFAWRACRAVKSNAILLAHGGASVGVGMGQVNRVDAVHLAVLRAGDRAKGSVAASDAYFPFPDGPQQLIAAGVKAIVQPGGSVRDQLTIDACKEAGVTMYLTGARHFAH, translated from the coding sequence GTGAGTGAGCGCAAGCCGATCGGCAGGGCGCTGGTGAGCGTCTACGACAAGACCGGACTCGTCGAGCTGGCCACCGGCCTGCATGCCGCCGGCGTGGAGCTGGTGTCGACCGGGTCGACCGCGGCGCGCATCGCCGAGGCCGGTATCCCGGTCACCAAGGTGGAGGATCTGACCGGCTTTCCGGAGACGCTGGACGGGCGGGTCAAGACGCTGCACCCGCGCGTGCACGCGGGCATCCTGGCCGACCTGCGCAAGCAGGAGCACGCCGAGCAGCTGGTCGAGCTCGGCGTGGCGGCGTTCGAACTGGTGGTGGTGAACCTGTACCCGTTCACCCAGACAGTCGCGAGCGGCGCGGGCCCGGACGAGTGCGTCGAGCAGATCGATATCGGCGGCCCCTCGATGGTGCGGGCCGCGGCCAAGAACCACCCGTCGGTGGCGGTGGTGGTGAACACCGGCGACTACGACGCGGTGCTGACGGCGGTGCGGTCCGGCGGGTTCACCCTCGCCGAGCGAACCGCGCTGGCGGCCAAGGCATTCCAGCACACCGCAAGCTACGACGTGGCGGTGGCGAGCTGGATGACGAACGTCCTTGCCCCGGCGGAAGGGCGTGCCGGGGCCGATGTGGGTGGTCGTGCCGGGGCCGACGTGGGAGCGGCGGGAGTGCGCGAATTCCCGGCCTGGCTCGGTGGGGCGTGGACGCGCGAAGCGGTGCTGCGCTATGGGGAGAATCCGCATCAGGCCGCGGCGCTGTATCGCAATGCCGACGGTGTGCCGGGGCTGGCGCAGGCGAAGCAGGTGCACGGCAAGGAGATGTCGTACAACAACTACACCGACGCCGATGCCGCGTGGCGGGCCGCCTGGGACCACACCGCGGCCGCGGTGGCGATCATCAAGCACGCCAACCCCTGTGGCATCGCGGTCGGCGCGGATATCGCCGAGGCGCACCGCAAGGCGCACGCCTGCGATCCGGTGAGCGCGTTCGGCGGTGTGATCGCGGCCAACCGCGAGGTGACCGTCGAGATGGCCGAGCAGGTCGCGGAGATCTTCACCGAGGTGATCGTCGCGCCGGGTTACGCCGACGGCGCGGTGGAAGTGTTGCAGCGCAAGAAGAATGTGCGCATCCTGATCGCGGAGCAGCCGCGGCGCGGCGGGGCCGAGTTGCGGCCGATCAGCGGTGGCGCGCTGCTGCAGCAGGTCGACATTGTCGATGCCGCGGGTGACGATCCGGCCAACTGGACGCTCGTCTCGGGCGAGGCGGCCGATGCCGACACCCTCGCCGATCTCGAATTCGCCTGGCGCGCCTGCCGTGCCGTGAAGTCGAACGCGATTCTGCTGGCCCACGGCGGCGCCTCGGTCGGCGTCGGCATGGGGCAGGTCAACCGTGTCGACGCGGTGCATCTGGCGGTGCTGCGCGCGGGCGATCGCGCCAAGGGCTCGGTGGCGGCCTCCGACGCCTACTTCCCGTTCCCGGACGGCCCGCAGCAGCTCATCGCCGCCGGGGTGAAAGCCATTGTGCAGCCGGGCGGTTCGGTGCGCGATCAGCTGACCATAGATGCCTGCAAAGAGGCGGGCGTGACGATGTATCTCACGGGGGCGCGCCACTTCGCGCACTAG